Within Hydrogenophaga sp. PAMC20947, the genomic segment CGTCAAGACGCCAGGCAAAGTGGCGATCTTTTCCACCTGCTACATCAACTACAACGAGCCCGGCATCGGCATGGATCTGCTCAAGATCCTGGACCACAATGACATCCCCTACACCCTCGTGGAGAAAGAGAAATGCTGCGGCATGCCCAAGCTGGAGCTGGGCGACCTGGCGTCGGTGCAAACCAGCAAGGAGGCCAATATTCCGGTGCTGGCGAAATACGCACGCGATGGCTTTGCGATTCTGGCGGCGGTGCCCAGCTGTGCGCTGATGTTCAAGCAGGAAATCCCGCTGATGTTCCCCGATGACGCCGACACTCAGCTGGTGAAAGAACACATGTGGGACCCGTTTGAATACCTCATGGCGCGCAAGCGCGACGGCCTGCTGAAAACCGAGTTCCCCCAGAAGCTGGGCAATGTGAGCTACCAGATTCCGTGCCACGGGCGGGTGCAGAACATCGGCAAGAAGACCGAAGAGATGCTCAAGATGATCCCCGACACCACCATCAACACCATCGAACGCTGCTCGGGCCACGCCGGCACTTTCGGCGTCAAAAAGGCCCATCATCAGACCGCGATGAAGATCGGCAAGCCGGTGTTCAAAGCCATGGCTACGATGAAAGACGGCAGCCAACCCGACTACATCAGCTCAGACTGCCCGCTGGGTGGCCACCACATCGCCCAAGGCTTTGAAGTCAATGGCCTCGGCGCGCCAGAATTGCAGCACCCGCTGAGCCTGGTCGCCAGGGCATACGGTTTGAAATAGCCCCCACGCTCCGCCGCTGCTCGGGTCGCTGCCCCAAGACTGGGGTGGGACCCGGTCGAAGCCGGATTCTGGGGCGCGTTTTGCCTTGGGGCGGCCCGGCGGCAAAACCATTGTTGAATTGGAGATACACATGCAACTCACCGGCCACATCACCCCCGACAGCCTCATGAGCCTGGAGGCCTACACCAAGTGGCGCAAGGACCACAAGCCCGAGATCGTGGCCCACCGCAAGCTGCGCAGTGTGTTGCTCGGCGAGTACATCAACCTGCAGTTTGAGAGCGAGACCACCATTCGCTACCAGATCCAGGAAATGCTGCGCATCGAAAAGGTGTTCGAGGAAGAGGGCATTCAACAAGAGATCGACGCCTACGCCCCGCTGGTGCCCGATGGCAGCAATTGGAAGGGCACGATGATGCTCGAGTACACCGATGTCAACGAACGCAAGCGCGAGCTGGCGCGTCTGATCGGGGTGGAAGACCGCTTATTCGTTGAGGTCGAAGGCATGACGCGCGTGTATGCCATTGCCGACGAAGACATGGACCGTGAAAACGAAGAAAAAACCAGCGCGGTGCACTTCGTGCGCTTCGAATTCACCCCGCCCATGCGCGCCGCCATCCAGGCCGGCGCCGCCGTGAAATTGGGCTGCGACCACACCCACTACCCCGCCCATGTGCAGATTCCGCCGGAGACGCTGGCGAGTCTGGCGGGCGACCTCAGCTAGCGGGCAGGAATGATGCCTTGCACGGCCCAGTTGAGCCTTATCGACTCATAGGCTGATCCAGCAGGGGCTTTTTATGGAGTTCCCTCGTATGGCAGGTTGCGGCCATGAGCAGTCAGTGATCAATGGGGAAAAGCAGTCGCTCAACGTTGAAATTCAGCGGACGCCGCTTGCGGCGGTCCGATGGAATGATGGGTTAGGCGCCTGCATGCATGAACTTCTTTGACCTTGCCGCACGAATTGCCTTTCAGACTTGTTCGGGGACATAGCGGAGATGCACAAACTCTCGGGCAAGCTTGCGATTCAGGGCCTCTGCCAGTACAGACATGCCATCGCCTTCTAGCCGCAGCCCGGCGGAGTGACCTCTTGGAATGGACTGAATGCTATTCCTGAAGTGGAGAACCTCGGTGAGCCGAAGGCTGATTTTCGCTACCTCGCCGAGCTCAATAGTTACGAGGCCAGGCGACTCGCCTTCAACGCGAGTCTTCGCGATGGAGGAGAACACTGCTCCAAGAGGGATCTCTGCATAGCCATTGCTCCCAATGACGATGCCATCAGGCTCGATTCTCGAAACGAGGAAGCTTGGCTCAGACACTTGAGGCGCCTAACTTTGATGTAGTTCGTGTTTCACCAGATACCCACAGTAGCCACGAAATAACATGGGGCGGTCCCTTCAAAAATTGTGTTTGAATTCATGAACTTATGTCGACGTGCAAGAGTAGGACCAGGGATAACAGGTTTGACAAAGTTCGTGCACCTATTGCTGCCATTCCGCGGCGCGGGACGCTGGCTGGACCGAGTCGGCGAACTCATTTACTGTTTGCACTATAGCCCGCATACCGCGAGACACCCCTCCGATACCCACTGTTCGAGCCAAGAAAGACTGCTCTGGGACTCAGGAGTGAAGGACTGCAGTGGGTCGACTCGCGCCGGTGGTGACATGAGAAAGCGGGCGTTCGGTCCAGTCCTACTGCGGTCGTCGGCTTCCTGGAGCGGGCACGAACAGGTGGTTTCGGCCATGAGCAGCCGGTGGGCAAACGGGAAAGCTGTCGCTCAACGTTGCGTTCACCTGCGGATTGTAAGTAGCGCGTTGCGATAAACTTCGCGTAGCGATATTGCAAAAGCGCTACTTACAATACGTCAGGTGCAATGCCTTGTTAGCACTTACAATTGTTTTACCATGAAGTATTGGCAGCTAGTTTTTGGGTAACCTTCTTGAACCCACTGAACTTTGTAGCCATGCTTTTCATAAAACGGCATAGCTTGAAAACTTAGGGTCTCCAAAAAGCACTTTATACAGCCGCGAGATTTACCAGCCTCTTCTATTTTTGCCAAAATGTTACTACCAATATCTTGACCGCGTAACTCTTCAGAAACCCACAGTGTATCTAATAACAACCAGTCACCAAACGAACGAGCAGCCGCACCAGCAATAACTTCACCTGAATTATTTTTAATTTGAATTGCTAGAGGAATTCTTTCGCTTACCTCCCAATTGGCCCAATTAATATCGTAGATTTTTTTGCTTAGGTAATCTATTAGCTCTTGGGCTGGATTTTCCAATACTTCAATGTTCATTAAGGCTCCGTAGTTGCTTTGGTGCTAACGTAATGTATCCCGCAGATCCTGCGAGATATTCTGGACGGTGCGGGATATTCTGGTCACCTATTTCTCCAAAAAACTTCTTTATATCAATGACTTAGGCGCGTGAACGCATTGCTTGCACAGGTATAAAAGTGGCGCAAAACTCGGCACCTCTTTTGGCGCCCGGTCCTTGATCAGGCGTTGGGGGCTCAACCCATGCCTGCACTATATCTTTGTGCGGGAGCCAAGGCACCGTTTTCACATAGGCTTTGAACAAGGTCCTGGTGCATGGAGCGACTGGTTTGAGGTTTTGATCTGAATGACAGCAACGGGTCGATACGAGTCGGTCAACGTCCTTGTTCAGTCAGTCGCGTCTTTGACGTATGAGTCCCAGATCGCCCATTCAGGGCCAGGCTCGGCCGTGATGTTCAGGGCCTGCCCTGTCACCGGGTGTGAAAGTGCCAGCGTGCGGGCGTGCAGCCACATGCGCTGCACACCGATGAATGCCGCCACGGCCCGGTTGAGTGGGCCTTTGCCGTGGGTGGTGTCGCCGATGATGGGGTGAGAAATGTGCTTCAGGTGGCGGCGCAGCTGGTGGCGCCTGCCGGTCATTGGCTGGAGCTGCACCTTTGCAAAACGCGTGGCCGGGAATTCGTCATAAGGCAAGGCCAGCTCGCCCCGGGCCAGCGTCGTGAAGCGGGTTTGCGCAGCCTGGATCTCTTCGCGCTGGGTGCGCATGTCGTCGGGCATTCGCTTGAGCGCGTGGTCGATCAGGCCCTCGGGCTGCGGCCAGCCCCGCACGATGGCCTGGTACGTTTTCTGGATGCCGGTGCCTTGCTCGAAGGCCTGTCCGATCAGGCGGGCGGTGTCGCTGTCGAGGGCGAAGAGCAGCACACCGCTGGTGCCTTTGTCGAGTCGGTGGGCAGGCCAGACCATTTGCCCGATCTGGTCGCGCAGCAATTGCACGGCAAACCGGGTCTCGCCCGCGTCCAGGCCGGTGCGGTGCACCAGCAGGCCGGGTGGTTTGTGAATGGCGATCAGGTGATGGTCGTGGTGAAGAATGTGCAGCATGGAGACCCTATTGTCGGCCTTGGGTCGCAGGTACACTTTGCGCGGTGCGCAGGTTCAAGCGGCCTTCTGGAGGGGGTGTGCGTCCCGCCCGCCGAGCGCTGGCACCCGCATGTGACGATGCCGCAGTGGGTTGGCGCAACAACCCAGAAGGCCTGCTGGTTGCTTCGGCTTTCCCCGGCCCTCACAATGACTGGATAGGCGAGGGCAACCCGTGGACCAGCTAGCAGCAGCCTGAGCAAAGTTCAATGCGCCAATCGGCCCCTGCCACCGGGTGCCCTTGAGATAAACTAACCGATCGAATTGATGCTGTTTCTGATTTCCCCCGCCAAGGCGCTCGACTACGAGACAGCGCCGCAGACCAAGACCCACTCCCAGCCGCTGTTTGTGAAGCAGGCGAGCGAACTCATTGAGGTGATGCGCGAGAAGTCGCCGCAACAGATCGCTGAGCTGATGAGCCTGTCAGACACGTTGTCGGGCCTGAACGCGGCCCGCTACCAGGCCTGGGTGCCCAAGTTCACGGCCCGGAACAGCAAGCAGGCGGTGCTGGCGTTTGACGGCGATGTGTACGGCGGGCTGGACGCCAAATCCCTGGGCGAGGCCGAGCTGGACTGGTTGCAGCAGCACCTGTGCATCCTCAGCGGTCTTTACGGGGTGTTGCGCCCGCTGGACCTGATGCAAGCCTATCGACTGGAGATGGGCACCCGCCTGCTCACACCGCATGGCAAAAACCTGTACCAGTTCTGGGGTTCGCAGATTGCCGACTACCTGAACCAGCGCGCAGCAGCAGACAAGACACCGGTGGTGGTCAACCTGGCGAGTGAAGAGTATTTCAAGGCGGTGGACCGCCGCGCGCTCAAGCCGCGTGTGGTGAACTGTGTGTTTGAGGAGCGCAAGGCCGATGGCTACAAGATCGTGAGTTTCTATGCCAAGCGCGCGCGGGGGTTGATGGTGCGCTACGCGGTGGAGCACCGGTTGAGCCGCATTGAGCAACTGAAGGACTTCTCTGCCGAGGGCTATGTTTTTGCACCCCGCGAATCCGAGACCGATCGCCTGGTGTTCCGAAGAGACTCCCAGCCCTGACCATGGTTCAAGCCGTCACCCCCGCCCTTCGCGACTGGATCGTCGAACAGACGGTGGCCGGCTTTGCGCCCGAGGCGGTGCTCGCGGCCATGGTGGATGCTGGCTGGGAAACGGATCTGGCTGCGGTCGCGCTGGAGGACACGTTGCGCGAGCACCTGCGCCGCCGTGGACCTGTGGGGGCCACGCCCCCAGCGCCGGTTGCACAAACTGCAAATCGCCAGCCAATGGGCGCTGGGGCACTGGCCGGCCGCCTGCCCGAAATCGCCCGGGACGGCGCGCAGTCGCTGCTGGATCTGGGGGACCGCAGGGTGGCGGTGCTGGCCAGCCTGTCTTCACCTCGGGTGGTGGTGCTGGGAGGGCTGCTGAGCGCAGACGAGTGTGAGGCCCTGATCGAAGCTGCGCGGTCGCGCCTGGCCCGTTCGCTCACGGTGCAGACGCTCACCGGCGGCGAGGAACTCAACCCCGACCGCACCAGCAACGGCATGTTTTTCAACCGGGGCGAAAGCGATCTGATTCGCCGCATTGAGTCACGCATCGCCCGCCTGTTGAACTGGCCCGTGGAAAATGGTGAAGGCATGCAGGTCTTGAATTACCCGGTGGGGGCTGAGTACAAACCGCATTTTGACTATTTCGACCCCGCCGAGCCCGGCACGCCGACCATTCTCAAGCGCGGCGGTCAGCGGCTGGGTACACTGCTGATCTACCTCAATGAACCCGAGCGCGGCGGTGGCACCACGTTTCCAGACGTGGGCCTTGAGGTGGCGCCCCAGCGGGGCAATGCGGTCTTTTTCAGTTACGACAAACCCCACCCTTCCACCCGTACCTTGCACGGTGGCGCGCCAGTGCTGGCCGGGGAAAAGTGGGTGGCCACCAAATGGCTGCGAGAGCGTATTTTTGAGTAGCGGCCGGCTTTGCGCCATTTTTGCCTGAGTCCAACGGATGGACTGGCCTTGTTTTGTTTTCACGCTCCATGAACGTCACCAGCAACGGTTTGCAATTTGAAGTGGAGTCCACCGGCCCGGAAGATGCTCCGGCGGTGTTGTTGACCATGGGACTGGGCATGCAGCTGGTCGCCTGGCCCGAGGTGCTGATCCAGGCGCTGGTGAAAGCCGGCTTTCGGGTGGTGTGTTACGACAACCGGGATGTGGGTTTGTCCAGCCACCTGGACCACCTGGGGCAGCCACAGATGCTGTGGCACTTCCTCAAATCACGCGTCGGGCTGGCGTTGAAGGCACCCTACAGCCTTCAAGACATGGCCGTCGACGCCATCGGCATTCTGGACGCCCTGGATATCCGCCGGGCCCACCTGATCGGGGTGTCCATGGGCGGCATGATTTCGCAGCGCATGGCCGCCACGGCGCCCGCACGAACCCTGAGCCTCACCAGCATCATGAGCTCCAGCGGAGCCCCCGGGCTGCCTGGCCCAGGCAGCGAGGTGACCCGCGCCATGATGCAACGCCCACGCAGTGGGGTGCCACAAGACGTGGTCGACCACACCCTGGAGGTGTTCAAGCTGCTGGCCAGCCCCGCTTTTCCGCAAGATTTCCCGGCGTACCGCCAACACCTGATGGCGGGGGTACAGCGCAGCTACAACCCGCCCGGTGTCATGCGCCAGATGTTGGCGGTGGTGAGCGATACCTCCCGCCACGAGCTGCTGGCCCGCATCACCTGCCCAACCCTGGTCATCCATGGCACGGCCGATCCGCTGGTCCCGATCGAAGGCGGGCGCGATACCGCTCGCCGCATCGCGGGCGCCCGGTTTGAAGCCATCGAGGGCATGGGCCACGACTGGCCGCCCGGCGTGGCGCGACGCCTGGCCGATCTCAGCATTCCCCACCTCTTGTCTGTTTTGTCATGACCTCCCTGAACACCCCTGAGCTATCCCAGCTGGGCAAGGCTTCGGCCTACATCGACCAGTACGACGCTTCTTTGCTGTTTGCATTGCCGCGCGAGCCCAAGCGCACCGAAATCGGCATCAAAGGCCATGTGCCTTTTCTGGGGGCCGATCTCTGGACCGCGTTTGAGCTCTCGTGGCTCAACCCTCGCGGCAAGCCGCAAGTGGCCATCGCCCACATCACCGTCCCCTGCGAGAGCACCCACATCGTTGAGAGCAAGTCGTTCAAGCTCTACCTCAACAGCTTCAACAACAGCCGCTTCGAGAGCGCCGACCAGGTGCGCGAGCACATTCGAACCGATGTGAGCGCGGCCATCTGGCACGGCGGCAAGGTGCAGTCAACGGCTGGCGTGCGCCTGTTGTTGCCCGAGCTGTTTGACTGTGAGCCCATTCGCGAAATGGAAGGCCTGTCCATCGACCGGCTGGATGTGGAGTGCAGCGTGTACCAGCCGGCGCCCGAGCTCCTGAGCGCGGCGCTGGATGAGAAACCGGTGACCGAGATCCTCACCAGCGATCTGCTCAAAAGCAATTGCCTGGTCACGGGGCAGCCCGATTGGGGCAGCGTGCAGATCACTTACAGCGGTCCGCAGATCGATCAAGGGGGGTTGCTGCAGTACATCGTGAGTTTTCGCAACCACAATGAATTCCATGAGCAATGCGTGGAGCGGATCTACATGGACATCATGGCCCGCTGCAAGCCGGCCAAGCTCAGCGTGGTGGCGCGCTACACGCGCCGAGGGGGTTTGGACATCAACCCCTGGCGCAGCAGCCACCCCCAACTCCCGCCACCGAACGTGCGCAATGCGCGCCAGTGACCTTGATGATCTGAACGGCCCATGCTCGCTGATCAAGCCGCTTGGCTTGAAGGTTTTCGGGATCGGCGTGGGGGTCGGGCGCGAGAAACCCCGCAGACGAGCGACCCGGTGATCGGGTCGCCGCTCAGATCATCTTCTGGATCAGCGCGCCCTTGAACAACACCGGTCCGGTCGGCCCGGTCTCGCTGGGAACGCCGCCCTTGGGCTCCAGGCTGATGGCGAGTGTGGGCACTTCGCGCACATCGCCTTCGGCGGCGGCGAGCTTGAGCAGGCGATCCTGAGTCAGCACACCCAATGAGCGCGGCCCACCTGAGGGCGGCAAGGCCCAGAGCTGCAACGATTTGTCGGCCGACTCCTGGAAATCACCCACGCGCTGCAGGGTGAGCCGCTTGTTGTTGGGATCAAAGGTCACCAGCATGGACGGGCTGGCCTGATCGTCGTTCAACACGGCCACGTATTCCACCGCGGGCACGGTGGCGAGCTTGGCCTGCAATTCGCCAATCTGGGTGCCGAGGTTGTCTTGCAGGCCCACAGCTGTGACCACGGCCAGTACGGTGGCCAATGCGCCCGCAGCGGTGGTGCTGCGCCAGAGGGCCAGGCTGCGCAACCATCCCGTTGGGGCAGGCTTGGCTGCGGCCTGCCGGGCTGCGGCCATGGTGGCCTGCTCGCGCTCGGCTCGCACCAGGTTGTCGATGCGCGTCCACACGACCGCCGGGGGTGCGCTGGGGACTTGCAGTTCGTTCATGCTCGCGACGCGGCTTTGCCAGATCAGCGCGGCGGCGCGCACGGGCGCCTGCTCGCGTGCCAGGGTTTCAAAGCGGCGCCGGGCGCCGCCACGCAGTGTGCCGAGCGCATAGGCGCTGGCCAGCTGTTCCAGCAGTTCGGGGTGTTGGCTGAGGTTCATGGTCGTGTCTCTGCCTTCAAGCGAAATGCGCCATGCAGCCGCGCAACTGGTCCAGGCCCCGGCGTATCCAGGTCTTGACCGTGCCCAGCGGCAGCTTGAGCTGTGCGGCGAGTTCGCCATGGCTCAGGTCGCGCAGGTAGGCCAGACTCACCACTTCGCGTTGTTTGTTTTCCAGCTTGCCCAGGCACTGGTGCAAGGCCCAGGCCTGCTGGCTGGCCAGGCTGGTGTCCATGGGGTTGGGGGAATCCCCTTCAAGGGTTTCGGCCATGGCGCTGTCGTCGATGTCGTCGGTGAGGTGCTCACGCTCGGCCTTGCGCCGGCGCAGCAAGTCGAGCGACCGGCTGCGCACGATCAGGCCCAGCCACGCCATGGGTGGGCTGAGCGAGGCGCGGTAGTCGGGCGCGGTGCGCCAGATCTGCATGAAGGTGTCTTGCAGGGCATCTTCGGCCCACTCGCGGTTGCGCACCACCCGCAGCGACAAACCAAACAGCTTGCCCGAGACCAGCTCATACAAGGCTTTGAGTGCGGCTTCGTCGCGTGCGGCCACGCGATCGATCAGGGACATCAGCAGCGGGTCTGGGTGGTCAAACATGCCCGCATTGTGCGGCATGGCGCGCACGGGCGCTGACCGCCAGCTTTTCCAAGGGGCTTGCCATTCCATCACGACCTCCGGCGGCGGGGTGTGATGCGGGTGGGCACGTCCACGGCCGTGAGCGGCTTGATCGTGATCGGCATGGGGCTGGCTTCGATCAACTGCTCAGCGTGCCAGATGCGCACTTTGGCCGCTCCTTCTGGCAGGTTGGGCAGCATGGCCACACCCTGATCGTCGGTCTTCACCGCCCAGGGGCTGTCGGTCACATAGATGCTGCCGCGCATCGATCCATGGATGTGGCAGCCCAGTTGCAGCGGACCGGTTTGCGTCAGCACCACGCTGCCCGACTCGGCGGGTTTGCCTTCGATCTTGCCGCCCATGCGCAGCTCGAAGCCACTGCCGGGCGCCGCGTTCAGTCCCGCCAGGCCGCCGGGCAGCCCACGCACGTGGTGTTCCCAGCCGTCCAGGTTGGTGAAAATCACCTTGGAGCCCAACGGGATCACGCTCACGGCAGGCACAAACTGCATCTTTTGTTGGGCGATGTGTGTGTCGACCGCCGTTGGCGCGGGCGGGCGCTGCGCGGTGGCGTCGGGCTCCACGATCACCACGGCGTCGGGCAACGGTGTGCCGTCGCGCGCCAGTACGGTGACTTGCAGGGTGGCCGCAGCAGCGGCACTCGACAGCAGCCCGCAGGCCAGCGCCCAGCCGAGTGGGCGGGCGAATGGGCGAATGAAAGGGCGGCAGCGCGCGCTCATCGGGTGTTCACCACGTCGCGGTGCATGGGGGCGAGCAGCGCCAGCATCTGGTTTTGCCGTGTGAACGGAATGCCTCGCGCGTCCATGCTCTGTTGCAGCACCTCCACCAGCGCATTGAAATGGGCACGGGTCACGTCCATGTTGCTGTGGGCTGTTTTCATGTCAGGGCCCTTGTAGACGCAGGGGCCACCGGAGAGCTGGCACAACTGGTCACCCAACTGCTGGGCGAGGTTCGCCAGGTTGGTCTCTTTGAATTGATCGCCGATGCGGGCATCGGCGCGCAGGCGCTGCACGAAATCGGCCATGAGGGTGCGGATGCCGGCCTCTTCACCAAAGGCTTCGTACAGGCCGGCAGCGGGCGCGACCGGGTAGGCGCTGGCCGCGCTGGGTACCGGCATCTGGGGTGCTGCAGTCTGGGCCATGGCGATGGAGCTGGCTGTGCTCAAGAGCGCGGCGATGGACAAGGCGAGGGTATTGAGCGGGTATTTCATGGGGTGGTGCTTTGATGGGGTGCAGGGGTGAAAGAGGGCGGGGCTTGGGGTGCTGTTGGGGTTTGGGTTCGGGTTCGGAACGCCGCTCAGAACGCGAGCTGGGCCGAGACGTAAACGCCGGTCTGGCGTTTGCCTCCGGTGGTGGCGGGAACGATGCGGCCCAGGTCGACATAGGCGGCGGTCAGTGAGACGTTTTTGCTGGGCGCCCAGGCCACAAAGATGTCCTTCCAGTCGTCACCGCGCAGGCCATCGCCCAGGCCGGCTGCGGCGCCGGCTCGCTGGAGCTTGTTGGGCATGCCGCGGTATTCAAAACCGACGGCCAGGTTGTTGCGGATCAGGTAGGCCACCGAGATTTCGGGCTGGATCTCATAGCCGTTGTCGGCTCCGCCGAGCGTGGCGCCAAAGCCCAGCAGACCGTTCTGGTTGGCCTTGGTGGCGCGCAGCGTGCCGTTCACCACGATGCCTTGCGCAAGAAAGAGTTTGGTGGCGCTGACATAGACATCGGTGCCGGTGCGCTTGGCACCCAGCGCGTCAAGCGTGCCGTCCAGGCCGCTGGACTCCAGCTGTTTGGCCTGCACGCCCACGGCGATCTGCGGCATGAGGGTGTCGCTGTCAAGCACGGCATCGCCCGCCACGCGCAGCTTGGCGCCGATGATGTTCTGCCGCAAATGCAGGCCGGGCAGGCCCAGCAGCTGGCCGGTGATGCCGGTGTTGAAATCCTGGCGCGCCACCGAGAGCTCCACGCGGTTGTTGAAGGCCACCGCCGCACCGGCCACGGTCAGGCCGTAGTCCTGCGTTTTCGCATGGCTGACAAAGGCCGACACACCGGTCTCGCCTTCGGTGGCCTGGGTGCCGATCACCGCCCATGGCGACAGACCGCCACCCGCGGCGCCTTCGATGGTGCTCACACCACCGGTGAGCAAGAGTTTGCCGGTGTCGGCGTGGGCGGGAGACAAGCCTGCCATCAAGGCAGCAGCGGCGGCCAAAGGCAATAGGACGCTTGTGCGGTGGGTCTTGGCGTGGGTTGTGGTGGTGTGCGTCATGGTCTTTTGAAGGGGCGAAAGGGTCGTCGCGACCGGGAGGGTGGGGGCCGGTGCCTTCAGTGCGGGGCATTGATGAGGCTGGCCAACCCACTACGCAGCGCCATCGGTTATGGATTCACGGCCTGTCGATAACCCCAAAACATTTGTGGGATTTCTGAATCCGGGGGCCAGGGCCTTGCGTATCCGGGTGGTCGGTCCTGCTTTGCGGGGCTTCGGCTGTTTTGAGACCCATCACCACAACCCACAGGACTCCACCATGAACAAACTTGCTGCTTCCTCC encodes:
- a CDS encoding heterodisulfide reductase-related iron-sulfur binding cluster is translated as MATEGNLTAPTRHALDWKNPDFYDEAKCFDELERIFDICHGCRRCVSLCGSFPTLFDLVDESSTLEVDGVAKADYWKVVDQCYMCDLCYMTKCPYTPPHAWNLDFPHTMLRAKAIKFQKGEVGVAERFLASTDVHGQFAGIPIVVQVANAVNKTAFARGLMEKVAGVDKDAWLPELAIKKFRSAAPEAKAAKVVDGVKTPGKVAIFSTCYINYNEPGIGMDLLKILDHNDIPYTLVEKEKCCGMPKLELGDLASVQTSKEANIPVLAKYARDGFAILAAVPSCALMFKQEIPLMFPDDADTQLVKEHMWDPFEYLMARKRDGLLKTEFPQKLGNVSYQIPCHGRVQNIGKKTEEMLKMIPDTTINTIERCSGHAGTFGVKKAHHQTAMKIGKPVFKAMATMKDGSQPDYISSDCPLGGHHIAQGFEVNGLGAPELQHPLSLVARAYGLK
- a CDS encoding DUF3501 family protein; the protein is MQLTGHITPDSLMSLEAYTKWRKDHKPEIVAHRKLRSVLLGEYINLQFESETTIRYQIQEMLRIEKVFEEEGIQQEIDAYAPLVPDGSNWKGTMMLEYTDVNERKRELARLIGVEDRLFVEVEGMTRVYAIADEDMDRENEEKTSAVHFVRFEFTPPMRAAIQAGAAVKLGCDHTHYPAHVQIPPETLASLAGDLS
- a CDS encoding GNAT family N-acetyltransferase, encoding MNIEVLENPAQELIDYLSKKIYDINWANWEVSERIPLAIQIKNNSGEVIAGAAARSFGDWLLLDTLWVSEELRGQDIGSNILAKIEEAGKSRGCIKCFLETLSFQAMPFYEKHGYKVQWVQEGYPKTSCQYFMVKQL
- a CDS encoding pseudouridine synthase, which gives rise to MLHILHHDHHLIAIHKPPGLLVHRTGLDAGETRFAVQLLRDQIGQMVWPAHRLDKGTSGVLLFALDSDTARLIGQAFEQGTGIQKTYQAIVRGWPQPEGLIDHALKRMPDDMRTQREEIQAAQTRFTTLARGELALPYDEFPATRFAKVQLQPMTGRRHQLRRHLKHISHPIIGDTTHGKGPLNRAVAAFIGVQRMWLHARTLALSHPVTGQALNITAEPGPEWAIWDSYVKDATD
- the yaaA gene encoding peroxide stress protein YaaA, whose amino-acid sequence is MLFLISPAKALDYETAPQTKTHSQPLFVKQASELIEVMREKSPQQIAELMSLSDTLSGLNAARYQAWVPKFTARNSKQAVLAFDGDVYGGLDAKSLGEAELDWLQQHLCILSGLYGVLRPLDLMQAYRLEMGTRLLTPHGKNLYQFWGSQIADYLNQRAAADKTPVVVNLASEEYFKAVDRRALKPRVVNCVFEERKADGYKIVSFYAKRARGLMVRYAVEHRLSRIEQLKDFSAEGYVFAPRESETDRLVFRRDSQP
- a CDS encoding 2OG-Fe(II) oxygenase, translating into MVQAVTPALRDWIVEQTVAGFAPEAVLAAMVDAGWETDLAAVALEDTLREHLRRRGPVGATPPAPVAQTANRQPMGAGALAGRLPEIARDGAQSLLDLGDRRVAVLASLSSPRVVVLGGLLSADECEALIEAARSRLARSLTVQTLTGGEELNPDRTSNGMFFNRGESDLIRRIESRIARLLNWPVENGEGMQVLNYPVGAEYKPHFDYFDPAEPGTPTILKRGGQRLGTLLIYLNEPERGGGTTFPDVGLEVAPQRGNAVFFSYDKPHPSTRTLHGGAPVLAGEKWVATKWLRERIFE
- a CDS encoding alpha/beta hydrolase translates to MNVTSNGLQFEVESTGPEDAPAVLLTMGLGMQLVAWPEVLIQALVKAGFRVVCYDNRDVGLSSHLDHLGQPQMLWHFLKSRVGLALKAPYSLQDMAVDAIGILDALDIRRAHLIGVSMGGMISQRMAATAPARTLSLTSIMSSSGAPGLPGPGSEVTRAMMQRPRSGVPQDVVDHTLEVFKLLASPAFPQDFPAYRQHLMAGVQRSYNPPGVMRQMLAVVSDTSRHELLARITCPTLVIHGTADPLVPIEGGRDTARRIAGARFEAIEGMGHDWPPGVARRLADLSIPHLLSVLS
- the queF gene encoding NADPH-dependent 7-cyano-7-deazaguanine reductase QueF (Catalyzes the NADPH-dependent reduction of 7-cyano-7-deazaguanine (preQ0) to 7-aminomethyl-7-deazaguanine (preQ1) in queuosine biosynthesis), whose protein sequence is MNTPELSQLGKASAYIDQYDASLLFALPREPKRTEIGIKGHVPFLGADLWTAFELSWLNPRGKPQVAIAHITVPCESTHIVESKSFKLYLNSFNNSRFESADQVREHIRTDVSAAIWHGGKVQSTAGVRLLLPELFDCEPIREMEGLSIDRLDVECSVYQPAPELLSAALDEKPVTEILTSDLLKSNCLVTGQPDWGSVQITYSGPQIDQGGLLQYIVSFRNHNEFHEQCVERIYMDIMARCKPAKLSVVARYTRRGGLDINPWRSSHPQLPPPNVRNARQ
- a CDS encoding anti-sigma factor, producing the protein MNLSQHPELLEQLASAYALGTLRGGARRRFETLAREQAPVRAAALIWQSRVASMNELQVPSAPPAVVWTRIDNLVRAEREQATMAAARQAAAKPAPTGWLRSLALWRSTTAAGALATVLAVVTAVGLQDNLGTQIGELQAKLATVPAVEYVAVLNDDQASPSMLVTFDPNNKRLTLQRVGDFQESADKSLQLWALPPSGGPRSLGVLTQDRLLKLAAAEGDVREVPTLAISLEPKGGVPSETGPTGPVLFKGALIQKMI
- a CDS encoding sigma-70 family RNA polymerase sigma factor — protein: MPHNAGMFDHPDPLLMSLIDRVAARDEAALKALYELVSGKLFGLSLRVVRNREWAEDALQDTFMQIWRTAPDYRASLSPPMAWLGLIVRSRSLDLLRRRKAEREHLTDDIDDSAMAETLEGDSPNPMDTSLASQQAWALHQCLGKLENKQREVVSLAYLRDLSHGELAAQLKLPLGTVKTWIRRGLDQLRGCMAHFA
- a CDS encoding plastocyanin; translated protein: MSARCRPFIRPFARPLGWALACGLLSSAAAAATLQVTVLARDGTPLPDAVVIVEPDATAQRPPAPTAVDTHIAQQKMQFVPAVSVIPLGSKVIFTNLDGWEHHVRGLPGGLAGLNAAPGSGFELRMGGKIEGKPAESGSVVLTQTGPLQLGCHIHGSMRGSIYVTDSPWAVKTDDQGVAMLPNLPEGAAKVRIWHAEQLIEASPMPITIKPLTAVDVPTRITPRRRRS
- a CDS encoding group 1 truncated hemoglobin, which produces MKYPLNTLALSIAALLSTASSIAMAQTAAPQMPVPSAASAYPVAPAAGLYEAFGEEAGIRTLMADFVQRLRADARIGDQFKETNLANLAQQLGDQLCQLSGGPCVYKGPDMKTAHSNMDVTRAHFNALVEVLQQSMDARGIPFTRQNQMLALLAPMHRDVVNTR